Proteins from a single region of Fusobacterium gonidiaformans ATCC 25563:
- a CDS encoding UDP-N-acetylmuramoyl-tripeptide--D-alanyl-D-alanine ligase has translation MERLCQLLQKKFPSLPKIKIQNVVMDSRKITEGSLFFAIQNGNQYVQEALDKGASLVIADRYSGNHEKVIKVENTILVMQELAEEYRRCLKTKMIAITGSNGKTTTKDIIYAILSKTFQTKKTLGNYNNHIGLPFTILNLEEKDEFAVLEMGMSSFGEIDLLGKIARPDYGIITNIGDSHLEFLKTRENVFKAKTELLPYLPEGCFITSGDDVFLKKIPAIHVGYDERNDYRIFGYKKKDRRSSFQLNDKQYEIPLEGKHNVMNAAMGIAIAETIGMDSKTIQQNLLQIELSPMRFERSEYQGTKYINDAYNASPISMGVALDSLVETTAECKIAVLGDMLELGEKEVTFHKDVIEKAISCSLQAILLYGPRMKKALQEFSNIPNKVLHFEKKEEIKDYLKQFPRKTVLIKASRGMKLEEIIEREEK, from the coding sequence ATGGAACGATTATGTCAGTTGCTACAAAAAAAATTTCCGTCTTTACCAAAGATAAAAATTCAAAATGTAGTTATGGATAGCAGAAAAATTACAGAAGGATCTCTGTTTTTTGCCATTCAAAATGGAAATCAATATGTGCAAGAAGCCTTGGATAAAGGAGCAAGTTTAGTGATTGCAGATCGATATTCTGGAAATCATGAAAAAGTCATCAAGGTAGAAAATACGATTCTTGTTATGCAGGAATTGGCTGAGGAGTATCGAAGATGCTTAAAAACAAAAATGATTGCCATTACAGGAAGTAATGGAAAAACCACTACCAAAGATATTATCTATGCTATTTTATCGAAGACTTTTCAAACGAAAAAAACATTAGGGAATTATAATAACCATATTGGGTTACCATTCACTATTTTGAATTTAGAAGAAAAAGATGAATTTGCTGTATTGGAAATGGGAATGAGCTCTTTTGGAGAAATTGATTTATTAGGAAAAATTGCTAGACCGGATTATGGGATTATTACAAATATTGGAGATTCTCATTTAGAATTTTTAAAAACAAGGGAAAATGTATTCAAAGCAAAGACAGAATTATTACCTTATCTTCCGGAAGGATGTTTTATTACCAGTGGAGATGATGTATTTTTAAAAAAAATTCCTGCCATCCATGTTGGATATGATGAGAGGAATGATTATCGAATTTTTGGCTACAAAAAAAAGGATAGAAGAAGCTCTTTTCAACTAAATGATAAACAATATGAAATTCCTTTGGAAGGAAAACATAATGTGATGAATGCTGCTATGGGAATTGCAATCGCGGAAACGATAGGAATGGATAGTAAGACGATTCAACAAAATCTATTACAAATTGAATTAAGTCCTATGCGATTCGAGCGAAGTGAATATCAGGGAACAAAATATATCAACGATGCTTACAATGCCAGTCCTATTTCGATGGGTGTAGCTTTAGATAGTTTAGTAGAGACGACAGCAGAGTGTAAGATTGCAGTTTTAGGAGATATGTTAGAATTAGGGGAAAAAGAAGTTACTTTTCATAAAGATGTGATTGAAAAGGCAATTTCCTGTTCTTTACAAGCTATACTTCTGTATGGTCCAAGAATGAAAAAAGCGTTACAGGAGTTCTCTAATATTCCGAATAAGGTTCTCCATTTTGAAAAGAAAGAGGAAATAAAAGATTATTTAAAACAATTCCCAAGGAAGACAGTTTTAATCAAAGCGTCTAGAGGAATGAAGTTAGAAGAAATAATAGAAAGAGAGGAAAAATAA
- the rlmB gene encoding 23S rRNA (guanosine(2251)-2'-O)-methyltransferase RlmB, which yields MERVIGINPVLEVLQNREKTIEKLEVYKGVRGEVLQKIQRLASERNIKIFYTNKKIENSQGFCIFLTDYDYYREFDEILENMARKSQSIILILDEIQDPRNFGALIRSAEVFGVDAIIIPERNSVRINETVVKTSTGAIEYVPIVKVTNLSNTIEKLKKIDYWVYGAAGEAESSSAEEQYPQKVVLVLGNEGTGLRKKVREYCDKLIKIPMRGKINSLNVSVAGGILLSEIAKFHKE from the coding sequence ATGGAGAGAGTGATAGGGATCAATCCTGTCTTGGAAGTTTTACAAAATAGAGAAAAAACAATAGAAAAATTAGAAGTATATAAAGGGGTACGAGGAGAAGTTTTACAAAAGATTCAAAGATTAGCTTCTGAAAGAAATATAAAGATTTTCTATACCAATAAAAAAATAGAAAACTCACAAGGTTTTTGTATTTTTTTAACAGACTATGATTATTATCGAGAATTTGATGAAATTTTGGAAAATATGGCGAGAAAATCACAATCAATCATTTTAATTTTAGATGAAATTCAAGATCCTAGGAATTTTGGTGCCTTAATTCGAAGTGCAGAAGTATTCGGAGTAGATGCTATTATTATTCCGGAAAGAAATTCTGTTAGAATCAATGAAACTGTTGTAAAAACTTCTACGGGTGCGATAGAGTATGTTCCGATTGTAAAGGTAACTAATTTATCAAATACAATCGAAAAATTAAAAAAAATTGATTATTGGGTATACGGGGCTGCCGGAGAGGCGGAATCTTCTTCTGCAGAAGAACAATATCCACAAAAAGTTGTTTTAGTTCTTGGAAATGAAGGAACAGGTCTTCGAAAAAAAGTGAGAGAATATTGTGATAAATTAATTAAAATTCCAATGAGAGGAAAAATCAATTCCTTGAATGTATCTGTGGCTGGAGGAATTTTATTATCTGAAATTGCAAAATTTCATAAAGAGTAG
- the gmhB gene encoding D-glycero-beta-D-manno-heptose 1,7-bisphosphate 7-phosphatase — protein MKKAIFLDRDGTLNIEKEYLYQEKDLEFEKGVIEALSIFRDLGYLLIVVTNQSGIARNYYTEEDLEIFHQAFQRRLSFFGLKIDKFYYCPHHPEKGIGKYKQDCFCRKPKPGMLEKGIAEFDVDRNLSYMVGDKYADIQAGRAARISPILVRTGYGKEEEQKLQLGEAKVFDTLLAFAHYIKQRERL, from the coding sequence ATGAAAAAAGCAATTTTTTTAGATAGAGACGGAACACTAAATATAGAAAAAGAATATCTATATCAAGAGAAGGACTTAGAGTTTGAAAAAGGTGTCATTGAGGCTCTTAGTATTTTTAGGGACTTGGGATATCTTTTGATTGTGGTAACAAATCAGTCCGGAATCGCTAGAAATTATTATACAGAAGAGGATTTGGAAATATTTCATCAAGCCTTTCAAAGAAGATTATCTTTTTTTGGATTAAAAATAGACAAATTTTATTATTGTCCTCATCACCCTGAAAAGGGAATTGGAAAGTACAAGCAAGATTGTTTTTGCAGAAAACCGAAACCCGGTATGTTGGAAAAGGGAATTGCGGAATTCGATGTGGATAGAAATTTATCATATATGGTAGGAGATAAGTATGCAGACATTCAAGCGGGACGAGCTGCCAGAATATCCCCTATTTTGGTGCGAACAGGGTATGGAAAAGAAGAAGAACAGAAATTACAGCTGGGAGAAGCAAAAGTATTTGACACATTATTAGCTTTTGCTCATTATATAAAACAAAGGGAGCGTTTATAA
- a CDS encoding carboxypeptidase-like regulatory domain-containing protein, giving the protein MKRAFLFLCLFLLSFSSFAIQITGKTMLDKVQIGQVKIDFIDAENHSYSTKSNFLGEYSLHLPEGYYRIYIENENYRIAESHNQVYSFSKDRTLNFSLEKKKQQLEGMILDESGYGVADVSLEIKQNGKTYQLQSDKYGKFQFPIDCGLLSIFAQKEGFLEGGEVILVREKRPVKNLQIILKKRYSYILGIVTDGVKALPGVTVRLRNENLETIDQVFSNPLGYYQFRNIGNNQKVAVSVYEEGFQEYISDFFFVDKNYEKEHIILRKKEKNML; this is encoded by the coding sequence ATGAAGAGAGCCTTCTTATTTCTATGTTTATTTTTATTATCTTTTTCCAGTTTTGCAATCCAGATTACTGGAAAGACAATGTTGGATAAGGTGCAAATTGGACAGGTAAAGATTGATTTTATCGATGCAGAGAATCATTCTTATTCTACGAAAAGCAATTTTTTAGGAGAATATTCTCTTCATTTACCAGAGGGATATTATCGCATTTATATAGAAAATGAAAATTATCGGATTGCAGAAAGCCATAATCAGGTCTACTCTTTTTCAAAAGATCGAACTTTGAATTTTTCTCTAGAGAAAAAGAAACAACAATTGGAAGGAATGATTTTAGATGAGAGTGGATATGGAGTGGCAGATGTTTCTCTGGAAATAAAGCAGAATGGAAAAACGTATCAGTTACAAAGTGATAAATATGGAAAGTTTCAGTTTCCTATTGATTGTGGTTTGTTGAGTATCTTTGCTCAAAAAGAGGGGTTCTTAGAGGGTGGAGAAGTGATATTGGTTCGAGAGAAGCGTCCTGTAAAAAATTTACAAATTATACTAAAAAAAAGATATTCCTATATTTTAGGAATTGTAACGGATGGGGTAAAAGCTCTACCTGGAGTTACCGTTCGACTGCGGAATGAAAATTTAGAAACCATAGATCAGGTATTTTCCAATCCTTTGGGGTATTATCAATTTCGAAATATTGGGAATAACCAAAAAGTAGCGGTTTCTGTTTATGAAGAAGGATTTCAAGAATATATCTCTGACTTCTTTTTCGTAGATAAAAATTATGAAAAAGAACATATTATTTTAAGAAAAAAAGAGAAGAATATGTTATAA
- the mraY gene encoding phospho-N-acetylmuramoyl-pentapeptide-transferase has translation MLYFLASYSTELGFLKSIYLRDFISFSLSFLLVLFLGKPFIHYLQKKKFGETIRQEGPASHMSKKGTPTMGGVLIIFSLLLTTLLVADISNAFIGLLMISTLIFAGIGFIDDYKKFTVNKKGLAGRKKLLGQSIVAVIVWVYIKYMGLTGDTSVDFSVVSPSNPRWMLYLGGIGMLIFILLVILGASNAVNITDGLDGLAIMPTVICSTILGVIAYFTGHIELSSHLQLYYTSGIGEITIFLAAICGSGLGFLWYNCYPAQIFMGDTGSLSLGGILGVVAVLLKQELLLPIIGAVFVLEAVSVILQVGSFKMRGKRIFRMAPIHHHFELGGLAETKVTMRFWIITILLGIFALGLIKLRGI, from the coding sequence ATGTTATATTTTTTAGCAAGTTATAGTACAGAATTAGGATTTTTAAAATCAATTTATTTACGAGATTTTATCAGTTTTTCTCTTTCCTTTCTTTTGGTTTTGTTTTTGGGAAAACCGTTTATTCATTATCTGCAAAAAAAGAAATTTGGAGAGACAATCCGACAAGAGGGACCGGCAAGTCATATGTCTAAAAAAGGAACTCCTACCATGGGGGGAGTGTTAATTATTTTTTCCCTTTTACTAACGACATTGTTAGTAGCAGATATTAGCAATGCTTTTATTGGATTATTGATGATTTCTACTCTAATTTTTGCAGGAATAGGTTTTATTGATGATTATAAAAAATTTACAGTGAATAAAAAAGGTTTAGCAGGAAGAAAAAAACTATTAGGACAATCGATTGTTGCAGTTATTGTTTGGGTTTATATTAAATACATGGGATTAACAGGAGATACTAGTGTAGACTTTTCTGTGGTGAGTCCAAGTAATCCAAGATGGATGTTATATCTTGGTGGAATTGGAATGTTAATTTTTATTTTATTGGTTATTTTAGGAGCTTCTAATGCTGTAAATATTACGGATGGATTAGATGGGTTGGCTATTATGCCGACAGTAATTTGTTCAACTATTTTAGGAGTGATTGCTTATTTTACAGGACATATTGAATTGAGTAGTCATTTACAATTATATTATACTTCCGGGATTGGAGAAATTACTATTTTTCTAGCAGCTATTTGCGGATCTGGCTTAGGCTTTTTATGGTATAATTGTTACCCAGCTCAAATCTTTATGGGAGATACCGGTTCCCTTTCCTTAGGAGGGATTCTTGGGGTTGTTGCTGTATTATTAAAGCAAGAATTACTATTACCTATTATTGGAGCGGTTTTTGTTCTGGAAGCTGTTTCGGTTATATTACAAGTTGGTTCTTTTAAAATGCGAGGAAAGCGTATTTTTAGAATGGCTCCGATTCATCACCATTTTGAATTGGGTGGATTAGCAGAGACAAAAGTAACTATGAGATTTTGGATTATAACAATTTTGTTAGGAATTTTTGCTTTAGGTCTTATTAAATTACGAGGAATTTAA
- the leuS gene encoding leucine--tRNA ligase, translating to MKEYVFKEVEKKWQERWEKDQVFKGSNAVEGKENYYVLEMLPYPSGKLHVGHARNYTIGDVIARYKRMKGYNVLHPMGWDSFGLPAENAAIQNGAHPAKWTKSNIENMKRQLKLLGFSYDWDREIASYTPEYYKWNQWIFKKMYEKGLVYKKKSLVNWCPDCKTVLANEQVEDGKCWRHSKTAVIQKELEQWFFKITDYADELLEGHEELRGGWPEKVLTMQKNWIGKSFGTEVVFQVVENNTDLPVFTTRVDTIYGVTYAVVAPEHPIVDEILKANPVIKSAVMAMKNMDVIERAAEGKEKNGIDTGWHVKNPYNGVEVPLWIGDYVLMNYGTGAVMAVPAHDERDYAFAKKYNLEIKSVIFPKEGEIALPFVEDGLVQNSAEAFNGIPNREALVKMAEFGEEKGFAKRTFKYRLKDWGVSRQRYWGTPIPVLYCEKCGEVLEKDENLPVMLPEDIQFSGNGNPLETSESFKNATCPCCGGPARRDTDTMDTFVDSSWYFLRYCDAQNKDLPFDKKIVDGWTPVDQYIGGVEHAVMHLLYARFFHKMLRDLGYLSSNEPFKRLLTQGMVLGPSYYSAAENRFLFAEEVELKGEKAFSKKTGEELVVKVEKMSKSKNNGVDPEEMILKYGADTTRLFIMFAAPPEKELEWNENGLAGAYRFLTRVWRLVLENQDHISLEKIDYTAINKADKALIIKLNQTIKKVTESIEDDYHFNTSIAATMELLNDVQAYQSDSTQYTRVLGEALKQIVIMLSPFVPHFCDELWESIGETGYVSEQEWPVYDEKYITTDDVVMAIQVNGKMRGSIEVERETSKEEIEKLALAVPNVVKHIEGKELVKLIVVPNKIVNIVVK from the coding sequence TTGAAGGAGTATGTTTTTAAAGAAGTAGAAAAAAAATGGCAAGAAAGATGGGAAAAGGATCAAGTATTTAAGGGGAGCAATGCAGTAGAAGGAAAAGAAAACTACTATGTATTGGAAATGCTTCCTTATCCCTCTGGGAAATTACATGTAGGGCATGCAAGAAACTATACGATAGGAGATGTGATTGCTAGATATAAAAGAATGAAAGGTTATAATGTTCTTCATCCTATGGGATGGGATTCTTTTGGATTACCGGCAGAAAATGCTGCGATTCAAAATGGAGCACATCCTGCAAAATGGACAAAATCAAATATTGAAAATATGAAAAGACAATTAAAATTATTAGGATTTTCTTATGATTGGGATAGAGAAATTGCTAGTTATACTCCAGAATATTATAAATGGAATCAATGGATTTTCAAAAAAATGTATGAAAAAGGATTGGTATATAAAAAGAAATCTTTGGTAAACTGGTGTCCTGATTGTAAAACAGTATTAGCTAATGAACAAGTAGAAGATGGTAAATGTTGGAGACATAGCAAGACTGCTGTGATTCAAAAGGAATTAGAACAATGGTTCTTCAAAATTACAGATTATGCAGATGAGTTATTAGAAGGTCATGAAGAACTTAGAGGTGGATGGCCTGAAAAAGTTTTAACGATGCAAAAGAACTGGATTGGAAAATCTTTTGGAACGGAAGTCGTATTTCAAGTTGTAGAAAATAATACAGACTTACCTGTATTTACTACAAGAGTGGATACTATTTATGGAGTTACTTATGCTGTTGTTGCACCGGAACATCCTATCGTAGATGAAATTTTGAAAGCAAATCCAGTGATCAAATCTGCTGTTATGGCTATGAAAAATATGGATGTGATTGAAAGAGCAGCGGAAGGAAAAGAAAAAAATGGAATCGATACAGGTTGGCATGTAAAAAATCCATATAATGGAGTAGAAGTTCCTTTGTGGATTGGGGATTATGTGTTGATGAATTATGGAACAGGAGCTGTTATGGCAGTCCCTGCTCATGATGAAAGAGATTATGCCTTCGCTAAAAAATATAATTTAGAAATCAAATCTGTTATTTTCCCAAAAGAAGGAGAAATTGCACTTCCTTTTGTAGAAGATGGATTGGTACAAAATTCGGCAGAAGCTTTTAATGGAATTCCAAACCGAGAAGCTCTTGTAAAAATGGCTGAATTTGGAGAAGAAAAAGGTTTTGCAAAAAGAACTTTTAAATATCGATTAAAAGATTGGGGAGTTTCAAGACAAAGATATTGGGGAACTCCAATTCCAGTATTGTATTGTGAAAAATGTGGGGAAGTTTTAGAAAAAGATGAAAACTTACCAGTAATGTTACCGGAAGATATTCAATTTTCAGGAAACGGAAATCCACTAGAAACATCAGAATCTTTTAAAAATGCTACTTGTCCTTGTTGTGGAGGGCCAGCTAGAAGAGATACTGATACTATGGATACTTTCGTAGATTCTTCTTGGTATTTCTTACGATACTGTGACGCTCAAAATAAAGATTTGCCTTTTGATAAGAAAATTGTGGATGGATGGACTCCGGTAGACCAATATATTGGAGGAGTAGAGCATGCTGTTATGCATTTATTGTATGCAAGATTCTTCCATAAGATGTTACGAGATTTAGGATATTTATCTTCGAATGAGCCGTTCAAGAGACTCTTAACCCAAGGAATGGTATTAGGGCCATCTTATTATTCGGCAGCAGAAAATCGTTTCTTATTTGCAGAAGAAGTAGAGTTAAAAGGGGAGAAAGCTTTTTCTAAAAAGACAGGAGAAGAGTTAGTTGTTAAAGTAGAAAAAATGTCAAAATCCAAAAATAATGGAGTGGATCCGGAAGAAATGATTTTGAAATATGGTGCTGATACGACAAGACTTTTCATTATGTTTGCTGCTCCACCTGAAAAGGAATTGGAATGGAATGAAAATGGATTGGCAGGGGCTTATCGTTTCTTAACAAGAGTTTGGAGATTAGTTTTAGAAAATCAAGATCATATTTCTTTAGAAAAGATTGATTATACAGCAATCAACAAAGCAGATAAAGCTTTAATTATTAAATTGAATCAAACGATTAAAAAAGTAACAGAATCCATTGAGGATGATTATCATTTCAATACTTCTATTGCAGCAACGATGGAATTATTAAACGATGTACAAGCTTATCAATCAGATTCGACACAATATACGAGAGTATTAGGAGAAGCATTGAAACAAATCGTAATTATGTTGTCTCCATTTGTTCCTCATTTCTGTGATGAACTATGGGAAAGTATTGGAGAAACAGGATATGTTTCAGAACAAGAATGGCCAGTCTACGATGAAAAATATATTACAACTGATGATGTTGTGATGGCAATTCAAGTCAATGGGAAAATGAGAGGAAGTATTGAAGTAGAACGGGAAACTTCCAAAGAAGAGATTGAAAAACTTGCCTTAGCTGTTCCAAATGTTGTGAAGCATATAGAAGGAAAAGAATTAGTAAAATTAATTGTTGTGCCAAATAAAATTGTAAATATTGTAGTAAAATAG
- the murA gene encoding UDP-N-acetylglucosamine 1-carboxyvinyltransferase translates to MVEAFQIIGGKDLAGELVVEGSKNSTLPIMIATLVAKGKYVLKNVPNLRDIRTLVKLLESLGLQITKLDDHSYEIINTGLTNLEASYDLVKKMRASFLVMGGMLAHSKKATVSLPGGCAIGSRPVDLHLKGFEQLGVKIHIDHGYVYAEAEELIGNEIILDFPSVGATENIIMAAVKAKGKTILENAAKEPEIVDLCNFLNKMGAKITGAGRSRLEIEGVEELHACEHSIIPDRIVAGTYIIAAILFQGKITVRGVVREDLASFLSKLEEMGLKYQIEDDVFTVLSKLEDLKPGKITTMPHPGFPTDLQSPIMTLMCFIKGTSEIKETIFENRFMHVPELNRMGAKIDIDGSKATITGVDHFSSAEVMASDLRAGASLVLAALKSPGTSIVNRIYHVDRGYESLEVKLQALGANIERIKVDA, encoded by the coding sequence ATGGTAGAGGCATTTCAAATTATCGGTGGAAAAGATTTGGCAGGGGAATTAGTAGTAGAAGGCTCTAAAAATTCTACTTTGCCAATTATGATTGCTACTTTAGTAGCAAAAGGAAAATATGTGTTGAAGAATGTACCTAATTTACGAGATATTAGAACTTTGGTAAAGTTATTGGAAAGTTTAGGTTTACAAATTACAAAATTAGATGATCATTCTTATGAAATTATCAATACAGGACTGACCAATTTAGAAGCTAGTTATGATTTAGTAAAGAAAATGAGAGCTTCTTTTTTAGTCATGGGTGGAATGCTAGCACATTCTAAAAAAGCAACCGTTTCTCTACCAGGAGGTTGTGCGATTGGATCTAGACCAGTAGATTTACATTTGAAAGGCTTTGAACAATTAGGAGTCAAAATTCATATTGATCATGGATATGTGTATGCAGAAGCGGAAGAATTGATTGGGAATGAAATTATTTTAGATTTTCCAAGTGTGGGAGCAACAGAAAATATTATTATGGCAGCTGTGAAAGCTAAGGGGAAAACCATCTTAGAAAATGCTGCAAAAGAGCCTGAAATTGTAGATTTATGTAACTTTTTAAATAAGATGGGAGCAAAAATTACAGGAGCAGGAAGAAGTCGATTAGAAATTGAAGGAGTAGAAGAACTTCATGCTTGTGAACACAGTATTATTCCGGATAGAATTGTAGCGGGGACCTATATTATTGCAGCTATTTTATTCCAAGGGAAAATTACAGTGCGTGGGGTTGTTCGAGAAGATTTAGCTAGCTTCCTTTCTAAATTAGAAGAAATGGGATTGAAATATCAAATAGAAGACGATGTTTTTACTGTACTTTCCAAATTAGAAGATTTAAAACCAGGGAAAATTACAACAATGCCACATCCAGGGTTTCCAACAGATTTACAATCTCCCATTATGACTTTAATGTGCTTTATTAAGGGAACGAGTGAAATTAAAGAAACTATCTTTGAAAATCGATTTATGCATGTTCCAGAATTAAATCGTATGGGAGCAAAAATTGATATTGATGGATCCAAAGCAACGATTACAGGAGTGGATCATTTTTCTTCGGCGGAAGTGATGGCAAGCGATTTAAGAGCGGGAGCTTCTTTGGTGTTGGCTGCTTTAAAATCTCCGGGAACCAGTATTGTCAATCGTATTTATCATGTGGATAGAGGATATGAAAGTTTAGAAGTGAAGTTGCAAGCTTTAGGAGCCAATATCGAGAGAATTAAAGTAGATGCATAA
- the tsaD gene encoding tRNA (adenosine(37)-N6)-threonylcarbamoyltransferase complex transferase subunit TsaD, protein MIILGIESSCDETSIAIIRDGKTILSNYISSQIDIHKEYGGVVPEIASRQHIKNIAAILEESLTEAGITLKEVDYIAVTYAPGLIGALLVGISFAKALAYANHIPLIPVHHIKGHIYANFLEHDVELPCISLVVSGGHTNIIYMDEKHEFHNLGGTLDDAVGESCDKVARVLGLGYPGGPVIDKMYYQGNPQYLKLTKPKVGKYEFSFSGIKTAVINFDHKMKSRGETYKKEDLAASFLGTVVDILTEKTIAAAKEKKVKHILLAGGVAANSLLRKQLAERAEQEGMKLLYPSMRLCTDNAAMIAEAAYYKIQNGGKPADYNLNGVATLDINQDI, encoded by the coding sequence ATGATTATATTAGGAATTGAAAGTTCTTGTGATGAAACATCCATTGCAATTATTCGAGATGGAAAAACAATTTTATCGAATTATATTTCGTCTCAAATAGATATTCATAAAGAGTATGGAGGAGTTGTACCGGAAATTGCTTCCAGACAACATATTAAAAATATTGCAGCTATTTTGGAAGAAAGTTTAACAGAAGCCGGCATTACTTTAAAGGAAGTGGACTATATAGCAGTAACTTATGCTCCCGGTCTTATTGGAGCTTTGTTAGTAGGAATTTCTTTTGCAAAAGCTTTAGCTTATGCAAATCATATTCCTTTGATTCCGGTTCATCATATCAAGGGACATATTTATGCGAATTTCTTAGAACATGATGTAGAATTACCTTGTATCAGCTTAGTAGTTTCCGGTGGACATACGAATATTATTTATATGGATGAGAAACACGAATTTCATAATTTAGGAGGAACATTAGATGACGCAGTGGGAGAAAGCTGTGATAAAGTGGCTCGTGTTCTTGGATTAGGATATCCTGGAGGACCGGTAATTGATAAAATGTATTACCAAGGAAATCCTCAGTATTTAAAACTTACCAAACCAAAAGTAGGAAAGTATGAATTTAGTTTTTCCGGAATTAAAACAGCAGTGATTAACTTTGATCATAAGATGAAATCTAGAGGAGAAACTTATAAAAAAGAAGATTTAGCAGCTTCTTTCTTAGGAACAGTTGTCGATATTTTAACGGAAAAAACGATTGCAGCTGCAAAAGAGAAAAAAGTAAAACATATTTTATTAGCCGGAGGAGTGGCGGCGAACTCGCTTCTTAGAAAACAATTGGCAGAAAGGGCAGAACAAGAAGGAATGAAGTTACTATATCCAAGTATGCGACTTTGTACAGATAATGCTGCTATGATTGCAGAGGCTGCTTATTATAAAATTCAAAATGGAGGAAAACCAGCAGACTATAATTTGAATGGAGTTGCTACTTTGGATATTAATCAAGATATTTAG
- a CDS encoding DHHA1 domain-containing protein: protein MADIVCDTRSQKRKKPLVVVVTHGDADGLVAAAIVKAFEERINPEQSFLIFSGMDVTEEQTEKLFDYICKYNDLGIRDKIYILDRPIPPLGWLSMGYVCDVPMIHIDHHITNHPDTYTFDERGKYILHHWSEEESAAFLSLEFFKPLQEKAEVFKKLYNTFYDLAKATSEWDTFHWKQLGETTNDLLWKKKALSINAAEKLLGSVGFYRAIQERIGEEDYSQDLFTYFFRLQDAYDHQFQNAYEFAKRSVTEYIFKSHRIGVIYGVDVNYQSMIADYLFLDKKYHFDVIAFVNIYGTVSFRGKGNFDVSILAQKLGEFCGHSGGGHKNASGCKIYNRDRFKENLLELFYESMDALKLGNF from the coding sequence ATGGCAGATATTGTCTGTGATACGAGATCGCAGAAGAGAAAAAAACCTTTGGTAGTGGTTGTGACACATGGTGATGCAGATGGCTTAGTGGCAGCTGCAATTGTAAAAGCGTTTGAAGAGAGAATCAATCCGGAGCAAAGTTTTTTAATTTTTAGTGGAATGGATGTAACGGAAGAACAAACCGAAAAATTATTTGATTATATCTGTAAATATAATGATTTAGGGATACGAGATAAAATCTATATTTTAGACCGACCGATTCCCCCTTTGGGATGGTTGTCTATGGGATATGTATGTGATGTTCCTATGATTCATATTGATCATCATATTACAAATCATCCGGATACTTATACTTTTGATGAAAGAGGAAAGTATATTTTGCATCATTGGTCTGAGGAAGAAAGTGCTGCTTTTCTAAGTTTAGAATTTTTTAAGCCTCTTCAAGAAAAGGCAGAAGTTTTTAAAAAACTTTATAATACTTTTTATGATTTGGCAAAAGCAACTTCAGAATGGGATACTTTTCATTGGAAACAGTTAGGAGAGACTACAAATGATTTACTTTGGAAAAAGAAGGCTCTCTCTATCAATGCGGCAGAAAAATTGTTAGGTAGTGTTGGTTTTTATAGGGCAATCCAAGAAAGAATAGGAGAAGAAGATTACAGTCAAGATTTATTCACTTATTTTTTTCGATTACAAGACGCTTATGATCATCAATTTCAAAATGCTTATGAGTTTGCAAAAAGAAGTGTAACAGAATATATTTTTAAAAGTCATAGGATTGGAGTCATCTATGGAGTAGATGTAAACTATCAATCGATGATAGCCGATTATCTTTTTTTAGATAAAAAATATCATTTTGATGTCATTGCATTCGTAAATATATATGGAACCGTTTCTTTCCGAGGAAAAGGAAATTTTGATGTGAGTATTTTAGCTCAAAAATTGGGAGAATTTTGTGGACATTCTGGTGGCGGACATAAGAATGCTTCTGGTTGTAAAATCTATAATCGAGATCGTTTTAAAGAAAATTTGTTAGAACTTTTCTATGAGTCTATGGATGCATTAAAATTAGGGAATTTTTAA